From Nicotiana tabacum cultivar K326 chromosome 15, ASM71507v2, whole genome shotgun sequence, the proteins below share one genomic window:
- the LOC107781610 gene encoding putative carbohydrate esterase At4g34215 isoform X1, producing MLRYIFLILLAAHPFCTTNGNKNIFILAGQSNMSGRGGVVNNKWDEYIPPECQSNPSILRLTAELLWEEAKEPMHQDIDYYAVCGIGPGMSFANSVLKNDPKIGVIGLVPCAVGSTNISQWSKGSFNYNQMLNRTETALQGGGTVRALLWYQGESDTLEFEDAKLYNSRLLKFFTDMRNDLHAPFLPIIQVALATTLGHYKEIIREAQLGIHLRNVKTVDANRLKVGPDFVHLSTPAEIQLGQMLANAFLKFGSQNE from the exons ATGTTGCGCTATATTTTCTTGATTCTTTTGGCAGCACACCCCTTTTGTACAACAAATGGtaacaaaaatatatttattttagcaGGCCAAAGCAACATGTCCGGCAGAGGAGGGGTAGTAAACAACAAATGGGATGAGTATATTCCACCTGAATGTCAGTCCAATCCATCAATTCTTAGGCTAACAGCTGAACTTCTGTGGGAAGAAGCAAAAGAGCCAATGCAtcaagatattgattattatgcaGTTTGTGGGATTGGTCCTGGCATGTCATTTGCTAATTCAGTCTtgaaaaatgacccaaaaataGGTGTGATTGGTTTAGTGCCATGTGCTGTTGGTTCCACAAATATTAGCCAATGGTCTAAGGGATCTTTTAATTACAATCAGATGCTAAATAGAACTGAGACTGCGCTACAAGGTGGTGGGACGGTTCGAGCACTTTTGTGGTATCAAGGAGAAAGTGATACTTTGGAATTTGAGGATGCAAAATTGTATAATTCAAGATTGCTGAAATTCTTCACTGATATGCGCAATGACTTGCATGCACCTTTCCTCCCTATTATTCAG GTGGCATTGGCAACAACACTGGGGCATTATAAGGAAATTATCAGAGAGGCCCAGTTGGGTATTCACCTTAGAAATGTGAAAACAGTTGATGCTAATAGGCTCAAAGTAGGCCCAGATTTTGTGCATCTCAGTACTCCAGCAGAGATCCAGCTTGGACAGATGTTAGCTAATGCCTTTTTGAAGTTTGGTTCACAAAACGAATAG
- the LOC107781610 gene encoding putative carbohydrate esterase At4g34215 isoform X2 has product MKLDFIWKLSYAYEINLVLTGQSNMSGRGGVVNNKWDEYIPPECQSNPSILRLTAELLWEEAKEPMHQDIDYYAVCGIGPGMSFANSVLKNDPKIGVIGLVPCAVGSTNISQWSKGSFNYNQMLNRTETALQGGGTVRALLWYQGESDTLEFEDAKLYNSRLLKFFTDMRNDLHAPFLPIIQVALATTLGHYKEIIREAQLGIHLRNVKTVDANRLKVGPDFVHLSTPAEIQLGQMLANAFLKFGSQNE; this is encoded by the exons ATGAAGCTGGACTTTATTTGGAAACTATCATATGCATATGAAATCAACCTTGTTTTGACAG GCCAAAGCAACATGTCCGGCAGAGGAGGGGTAGTAAACAACAAATGGGATGAGTATATTCCACCTGAATGTCAGTCCAATCCATCAATTCTTAGGCTAACAGCTGAACTTCTGTGGGAAGAAGCAAAAGAGCCAATGCAtcaagatattgattattatgcaGTTTGTGGGATTGGTCCTGGCATGTCATTTGCTAATTCAGTCTtgaaaaatgacccaaaaataGGTGTGATTGGTTTAGTGCCATGTGCTGTTGGTTCCACAAATATTAGCCAATGGTCTAAGGGATCTTTTAATTACAATCAGATGCTAAATAGAACTGAGACTGCGCTACAAGGTGGTGGGACGGTTCGAGCACTTTTGTGGTATCAAGGAGAAAGTGATACTTTGGAATTTGAGGATGCAAAATTGTATAATTCAAGATTGCTGAAATTCTTCACTGATATGCGCAATGACTTGCATGCACCTTTCCTCCCTATTATTCAG GTGGCATTGGCAACAACACTGGGGCATTATAAGGAAATTATCAGAGAGGCCCAGTTGGGTATTCACCTTAGAAATGTGAAAACAGTTGATGCTAATAGGCTCAAAGTAGGCCCAGATTTTGTGCATCTCAGTACTCCAGCAGAGATCCAGCTTGGACAGATGTTAGCTAATGCCTTTTTGAAGTTTGGTTCACAAAACGAATAG